A window of the Pelagicoccus enzymogenes genome harbors these coding sequences:
- a CDS encoding tetratricopeptide repeat protein, protein MNTPFPKVIFLLCVGLFGLTSRPGIASAQDQASVQAHLQRELQALEAEGPELARLRSIARLYESLGEFSNASSFAEQVCSHEGSDAEDIANLARIYVKDAKGETALDLLKNAGQRFPDSATLLYAQGMVYLAMDKAPAATYSLQRAAKLDPDDPRINYKLAELFFRRGNLERAETLLEPIVESEAAFDDAVLLYGQVLFASERERQGLRVIERYLKKHSESDKARGALVALLLKQAMTEAEAGRISRAVGLLEDADEVVPAEPKILMGLALLENEQGNATASIAYCKEIIDTSPRDLEAYAFLGRLQRVEGLAEEAEETFKAGLALAEELGETQHVANFNRLLNPFE, encoded by the coding sequence GTGAATACCCCATTCCCCAAAGTTATCTTCCTGCTGTGCGTTGGCCTTTTCGGTCTGACGAGCAGGCCCGGAATCGCTTCGGCTCAAGATCAAGCAAGCGTGCAAGCCCATTTGCAAAGGGAATTGCAAGCGCTTGAAGCGGAAGGGCCGGAGCTCGCTCGCCTGCGGTCTATCGCTCGGCTTTACGAGTCCTTGGGGGAGTTTTCGAACGCTTCCTCGTTCGCGGAACAGGTGTGTTCTCATGAAGGTTCGGACGCGGAAGATATAGCGAACCTAGCTCGCATCTACGTCAAAGATGCAAAAGGGGAGACTGCTCTCGATTTGCTGAAGAACGCAGGCCAGCGTTTTCCGGATTCCGCCACCTTGCTCTATGCTCAAGGAATGGTCTACCTGGCGATGGACAAGGCGCCGGCAGCGACTTATTCCCTGCAGCGGGCCGCTAAGCTGGATCCCGATGATCCAAGAATCAACTACAAGCTTGCTGAACTCTTTTTTCGTCGAGGTAACTTGGAGCGGGCGGAAACGTTGTTGGAGCCGATCGTGGAGAGCGAGGCGGCATTCGATGATGCGGTGCTCTTGTATGGGCAGGTGCTGTTCGCGAGCGAGCGGGAACGGCAAGGCTTGCGAGTGATTGAGCGTTACCTAAAAAAGCATTCGGAGAGCGACAAGGCTCGCGGTGCATTGGTGGCGTTATTGCTGAAACAGGCGATGACGGAGGCGGAAGCCGGGCGCATCAGCCGAGCAGTGGGCCTGCTGGAAGACGCGGACGAGGTGGTACCGGCCGAACCGAAAATCCTGATGGGGCTGGCCTTGCTTGAGAACGAGCAGGGGAACGCTACGGCGTCGATCGCCTACTGTAAGGAAATCATCGATACGAGCCCTCGGGACTTGGAAGCCTACGCGTTTTTAGGTCGCTTGCAAAGAGTGGAAGGCCTAGCGGAGGAAGCGGAAGAGACATTCAAGGCAGGTTTGGCTCTAGCGGAGGAGTTGGGGGAGACGCAGCACGTCGCAAATTTCAATCGATTGTTAAATCCTTTCGAGTGA
- a CDS encoding VCBS repeat-containing protein, with the protein MSAPLEDGYEGALFEKIEPRRSGLTAVNRYSHPEAWGKYWHQYYNGSIGTGVVLGDVNGDGLPDVYLVSKDSPNALYLNLGDFRFEDATESAGVAGKEGFASGASFVDIDNDGDLDLYVCYIGFENELYLNDGAGVFVEQGARWGLNLSTGSNAPSFADMDRDGDLDLYLQCNFLQKASKPEGMPDLLLENMGDRFEDVTERSGISGRGQGHAAIWWDYNEDGWPDVYVANDFAPTDRLYRNNKDNTFTDVIQDALVSAPYFGMGADLGDINNDGHLDFLVADMATPDHVKHHVSVGTQGSYLLSVSKSKISQFMYNMLSLKIGPEQFAEVGHLTGLEATGWTWAVRLVDMDNDGWLDAFFTNGMVREFHNSDLAARMGQARSVMHRIKGYENSPPLKERNMAFRNSGKLSFEETSGQWGLDEWGVSFAASFADFDTDGDLDLILNNLDGPPTLYRNRSVSGERVTIRLEGVESNRFGYGAKLTAKAGDQLQSRELSALRGYMSQDEPHLHFSFLEASAIDELRIDWPSGKTQVLRDMELGRHYHIREMDTKEESRLADESTLFEMVDLDLDEESLSEEEFYDAFAQQPLLPFDETWSGPQLRVGDIDGDGWEDVTLGGATGQETRVFRNRGNGRLSLVESDVFYDDYDAEDTGLLLFDYEGDGDLDILALAGSMELDEGSEFYRDRIYLNSGDLEFVRMPQESFSTPALASTASCLIDVDGDGRKDLLIGGGTLKDRYPFSSDNQVWLRSEQGYRPDTDSGFAKQFVLSGRTSDLLAVDIDGDGDEDLLQVREWGSPILWIMEEGRLLRSEGAIEEAALQGVWTSVAAGDFDGDGRLDFVLGNLGANSKFNPRQDAPDVMFSRIQGGSGAQLLSYTWEGKLVPRETRNIASKLFSEEIMSASRSFEEYARSPVESLFPDLDAAFRKDEMTQSRSMVFYQGLDGRFTAKPLPGMAQVGKVTDIVAADIDGDGVDDVILTQEPLPPLPWAGRRLKGNLCLLLGKAEREFTSVLPWRSGLQVDGYPKHLAFADLDKDGLRELLVAMNEGPLLVFEMNENAAPALRATASHE; encoded by the coding sequence TTGAGCGCTCCACTTGAAGACGGCTACGAGGGCGCGCTTTTCGAAAAGATAGAGCCAAGGCGCTCGGGTTTGACTGCTGTCAATCGGTACAGCCATCCGGAAGCCTGGGGGAAGTATTGGCATCAGTACTACAATGGCAGTATCGGTACGGGGGTGGTTCTCGGCGACGTAAACGGGGATGGGCTTCCCGATGTATATCTCGTCAGCAAGGATTCGCCGAACGCTCTGTATTTAAACCTTGGAGACTTCCGATTCGAGGACGCGACGGAGTCAGCAGGGGTCGCGGGGAAGGAGGGATTCGCCTCAGGTGCTAGCTTTGTCGATATCGACAATGATGGCGACTTGGATTTGTACGTTTGCTACATCGGATTCGAGAACGAGCTCTACCTGAATGACGGGGCGGGCGTTTTCGTAGAGCAAGGAGCAAGGTGGGGATTGAACCTGAGCACAGGTTCGAACGCCCCCTCTTTTGCGGACATGGATCGAGATGGAGATCTCGATCTGTATTTGCAATGCAACTTCCTGCAGAAAGCGAGCAAGCCCGAAGGAATGCCCGATTTGCTTTTGGAGAACATGGGAGATCGCTTCGAGGATGTTACGGAACGATCAGGCATTTCGGGGCGAGGTCAGGGGCACGCAGCAATTTGGTGGGACTACAACGAAGATGGGTGGCCTGATGTCTACGTGGCGAACGACTTTGCTCCAACAGATCGTTTGTATCGAAACAACAAGGACAATACTTTCACGGATGTTATTCAGGATGCCTTGGTGAGCGCTCCCTATTTCGGCATGGGGGCGGATCTGGGCGATATCAACAACGATGGGCATCTCGACTTTTTGGTTGCAGACATGGCGACACCCGATCACGTAAAGCACCACGTTTCGGTTGGAACCCAAGGCTCCTACTTGCTGAGCGTATCCAAATCGAAGATCAGCCAGTTCATGTACAACATGCTCTCGCTGAAGATTGGGCCCGAACAGTTCGCGGAAGTGGGGCATCTGACGGGATTGGAAGCGACGGGCTGGACATGGGCGGTCCGCTTAGTCGACATGGATAACGATGGCTGGCTCGACGCCTTCTTCACTAACGGAATGGTGCGCGAGTTTCACAACAGCGATTTGGCTGCTCGGATGGGACAGGCTCGCAGCGTGATGCATCGAATCAAGGGATACGAGAACAGTCCGCCTTTGAAGGAAAGGAACATGGCTTTTCGCAATTCCGGAAAGCTCTCCTTCGAGGAGACGAGCGGGCAATGGGGCTTGGACGAATGGGGCGTCAGCTTCGCCGCTAGCTTTGCGGACTTTGATACGGATGGCGACCTGGATTTGATCCTCAACAACCTCGATGGTCCGCCCACTCTCTATCGCAATCGAAGCGTAAGCGGTGAGCGAGTGACGATTCGCCTAGAAGGTGTGGAAAGTAACCGATTTGGATATGGGGCGAAGCTGACGGCAAAGGCAGGCGATCAGCTGCAGTCTCGAGAGTTGAGCGCCCTGCGAGGATACATGTCCCAAGATGAACCTCATCTGCATTTTTCCTTTCTCGAAGCCAGCGCTATCGATGAATTGCGTATTGATTGGCCGAGCGGGAAAACGCAGGTCTTGCGAGATATGGAGCTCGGTCGTCATTACCATATCAGAGAAATGGATACTAAAGAGGAGAGTCGTTTGGCGGACGAGTCGACCTTGTTTGAAATGGTTGATCTCGATTTGGACGAGGAGTCGCTGAGCGAGGAAGAGTTTTACGATGCCTTTGCGCAGCAGCCCTTGTTGCCCTTCGACGAAACTTGGAGTGGTCCCCAGTTGAGGGTCGGAGATATCGACGGAGACGGTTGGGAAGACGTGACGCTCGGCGGGGCGACTGGACAGGAAACGCGGGTATTCCGTAATCGGGGCAACGGCAGGCTTTCTTTGGTCGAGTCGGATGTCTTTTACGACGATTACGACGCGGAGGACACGGGGCTCCTCCTTTTCGACTACGAAGGGGACGGGGACTTGGATATTCTAGCCCTGGCGGGCAGCATGGAGCTGGACGAAGGGAGCGAATTCTACCGTGATCGGATCTATTTAAACAGCGGAGACCTTGAATTCGTACGCATGCCGCAAGAGTCCTTTTCGACTCCGGCTCTTGCCTCCACGGCTTCCTGTTTGATTGACGTGGATGGGGACGGACGAAAGGATTTGCTCATAGGAGGCGGGACCTTGAAAGATCGGTATCCGTTTTCTAGTGACAATCAAGTTTGGTTGAGGTCGGAGCAAGGGTATCGCCCGGATACAGATTCCGGTTTTGCCAAACAGTTCGTGCTGTCCGGTCGTACTTCAGATCTGCTTGCGGTCGATATCGATGGAGACGGAGACGAGGATTTGCTACAGGTCCGAGAGTGGGGAAGTCCGATTTTGTGGATAATGGAAGAAGGCCGGTTGCTCCGAAGTGAAGGCGCGATCGAGGAAGCCGCCTTGCAAGGCGTTTGGACTTCGGTAGCTGCAGGTGATTTTGACGGGGATGGCCGACTTGACTTTGTATTGGGCAACTTGGGAGCGAACTCGAAGTTTAATCCGCGCCAAGATGCCCCGGATGTGATGTTTTCTCGGATACAAGGGGGATCAGGCGCTCAGCTCTTGAGTTACACCTGGGAAGGAAAGCTCGTTCCTCGAGAGACGAGAAACATCGCGTCCAAGCTTTTTTCCGAAGAGATAATGAGCGCTTCGCGCAGCTTCGAGGAGTACGCGAGGTCGCCGGTGGAGTCGCTCTTTCCCGATTTGGACGCAGCGTTTCGCAAAGATGAAATGACGCAGAGCCGTAGCATGGTTTTTTATCAAGGCCTCGACGGGCGATTCACAGCCAAGCCCCTGCCGGGCATGGCTCAGGTAGGGAAGGTGACCGACATAGTGGCTGCGGACATCGATGGAGATGGTGTCGACGACGTTATCTTGACGCAAGAGCCCTTGCCCCCGCTGCCTTGGGCTGGCCGTCGCTTGAAGGGAAACCTTTGTTTGCTTTTGGGGAAGGCAGAGAGGGAGTTCACAAGCGTGCTTCCTTGGCGATCGGGCTTGCAAGTGGACGGATATCCGAAGCATTTGGCCTTTGCCGACTTGGACAAAGATGGGCTTAGGGAACTCCTCGTCGCGATGAACGAGGGGCCATTGCTGGTGTTTGAGATGAACGAAAACGCGGCTCCAGCCTTGCGGGCAACCGCAAGCCACGAATGA
- a CDS encoding response regulator — MANVLLVDPDEVARMAMGGIVSRSGNRLAAVESVAEAWKFIRGNLKVDIIFLELKLKGENGLTLVQDLKADSLLRKIPLVVYTAHPERDSVKQVLELRVQNFLVKPYREELVYAEISKARSEPWLERYFEAGNPEWEPERLNAMLEKLCSALREGHNSIAKRKAVEGQPQKPLVDWLKRLSLVADKTGAEGVVYCLDELALKASAGKWPTGDESNDPLDLASRLIEAYLKPDTVPEGFLSEEEIKSEAEARERRHWSDALEEERCPVVGMDQLKREFDKITSCPIAESISAAYQMSATGRPTSLAPLLDLVHRDPGLTAEILVAANRLKKDKEDKASDIEETRMGVGLLGEMRLASIGLNFENVAERYFDWGPQLNWPAFRMFQLATGRLAEFVCNYLEMPNLAPIAYTAGLMQDLGKILLTRLHPFALPAIHAHAKRERISLAAAERTFLDCTTHEIAAAYAEKQGLPARFQSVFRWINNPEAASRDEELVAAVSLARDLCRYNHVGYNGDTIFDEPESLAASPEWRVLSKRVYLNFDMKKFERLAHGECLALKRELVGKMPKRSVA, encoded by the coding sequence ATGGCAAACGTACTTCTAGTAGACCCCGACGAAGTGGCTCGCATGGCCATGGGCGGAATCGTATCGCGCAGCGGCAATCGTCTCGCAGCGGTCGAATCCGTGGCGGAGGCGTGGAAGTTCATTCGTGGCAACCTGAAGGTGGATATCATCTTCCTCGAGCTCAAGTTAAAGGGAGAGAACGGCTTAACCCTTGTTCAGGATCTCAAGGCTGACAGCTTGCTGCGCAAGATTCCGCTGGTAGTCTACACCGCCCATCCGGAGCGCGACAGCGTGAAGCAGGTGTTGGAGCTGCGCGTGCAAAACTTTTTGGTGAAGCCTTACCGAGAGGAGCTCGTTTATGCCGAAATCTCCAAGGCGCGTTCGGAGCCTTGGCTGGAACGCTATTTCGAGGCCGGCAATCCCGAGTGGGAGCCTGAACGCTTGAATGCGATGCTGGAGAAGCTTTGCAGCGCCTTGCGGGAGGGGCACAATTCGATCGCGAAGCGCAAAGCGGTAGAAGGGCAGCCGCAGAAGCCGCTCGTGGATTGGTTGAAGCGCCTCTCGCTGGTCGCCGACAAGACTGGAGCCGAAGGCGTGGTCTACTGCTTGGACGAGCTCGCCCTAAAAGCCTCAGCGGGCAAGTGGCCGACTGGCGACGAAAGCAATGACCCGCTCGATTTGGCTTCCCGGCTGATCGAAGCCTACTTGAAGCCGGACACGGTGCCGGAGGGCTTTTTGTCGGAAGAGGAAATCAAGTCGGAGGCGGAAGCGCGGGAGCGGCGACACTGGAGCGATGCGCTCGAGGAAGAACGCTGCCCGGTGGTGGGCATGGACCAGTTGAAGCGCGAATTCGACAAGATCACTTCCTGCCCGATCGCAGAGTCGATTTCCGCGGCCTATCAGATGTCGGCCACAGGTAGGCCGACGTCTCTGGCCCCCTTGCTGGACTTGGTGCACCGCGACCCCGGCTTGACCGCGGAAATTCTGGTGGCGGCCAATCGCCTCAAGAAGGACAAGGAAGACAAGGCTTCCGATATCGAGGAAACGCGCATGGGGGTAGGCTTGCTGGGAGAGATGCGCCTGGCGAGTATCGGACTGAATTTCGAGAATGTGGCGGAGCGCTACTTTGATTGGGGGCCTCAATTGAATTGGCCGGCCTTCCGCATGTTTCAGCTCGCGACAGGACGTTTAGCGGAGTTTGTCTGCAACTATTTGGAGATGCCGAACTTAGCCCCCATAGCCTACACGGCGGGCTTGATGCAGGATCTCGGCAAGATACTGCTCACGCGCTTGCACCCGTTCGCCCTGCCGGCGATCCACGCCCATGCCAAGCGGGAGCGGATCTCCCTCGCGGCCGCGGAACGAACTTTCCTCGATTGCACGACTCACGAGATCGCGGCTGCCTACGCGGAAAAACAAGGTCTGCCGGCGCGTTTCCAATCGGTGTTTCGCTGGATCAACAACCCCGAAGCGGCGAGTCGGGACGAAGAGCTGGTAGCGGCTGTTTCGCTCGCCCGCGACCTTTGTCGCTACAATCACGTGGGGTACAACGGAGATACGATTTTCGACGAGCCGGAGTCGCTGGCGGCGTCTCCCGAATGGCGCGTCTTGAGCAAGCGGGTTTACCTGAACTTCGACATGAAGAAGTTCGAGCGCTTGGCTCATGGGGAGTGCCTCGCGCTCAAGCGCGAGCTCGTGGGCAAGATGCCCAAACGGAGCGTGGCTTAG
- a CDS encoding ankyrin repeat domain-containing protein — translation MKGLILFVAICGGVLASAAPSRILFVAGEPSHGWNEHEFPAGCEVLADALNASGLGVEAAVSRGWPEWPGAFDGVAAVVIYCDGGADHVAEGRVEALRALRGRGVGFAFLHYALEPESEALAGFMSEAIGGYFDLNWSVNPVWELKDSTLGDGAATKGVSPLEIVDEWYYHMRFREDGGFEPILSGLPPMNSLGADGLRSGNAAVRAALEAGELQHLAWVRIGEKGQRGLGFTGGHFHHNWNDPDFRKLVLNGIAWTAGASLPEAGVVSDFPNIVTYKTVEEAIARDSFADVKVHLALDPQLLNTPGRGNMTLLQQAVMRKKNAIALYLLEQGADPNARTGSGQTTAHLAVTRRLPELCRALAEAGVDLGARDKQGWTALHLAAAKNQADTVAALLEAGADVNALSDAGGTPLHEAAASGGEEVLSLLLEAGVDASVVSSHGVTALDLANEYQNAAALKLLQ, via the coding sequence ATGAAAGGTCTCATCCTGTTTGTGGCAATTTGTGGTGGCGTATTGGCATCCGCCGCGCCTTCGAGGATCTTGTTCGTTGCGGGCGAGCCCAGCCACGGCTGGAACGAGCACGAGTTTCCGGCGGGCTGCGAAGTATTGGCTGACGCCTTGAATGCAAGCGGCCTAGGAGTGGAGGCTGCGGTTTCGCGGGGATGGCCGGAATGGCCGGGCGCCTTTGATGGTGTCGCCGCGGTGGTCATATATTGCGATGGGGGCGCGGACCATGTGGCGGAAGGCCGGGTGGAGGCCCTACGGGCGCTGCGCGGTCGCGGGGTGGGATTCGCTTTCTTGCACTACGCTTTGGAGCCGGAGTCGGAGGCCTTGGCAGGCTTCATGAGCGAGGCGATCGGGGGCTACTTTGACTTGAATTGGTCGGTGAATCCGGTCTGGGAATTGAAGGATTCGACCTTGGGCGACGGCGCGGCGACGAAGGGAGTTTCGCCTTTGGAAATCGTGGACGAGTGGTACTATCACATGCGGTTTCGCGAGGATGGCGGCTTCGAGCCGATCCTGTCGGGATTGCCGCCGATGAACTCGCTGGGAGCGGATGGGTTGCGTTCGGGCAATGCTGCGGTGAGGGCGGCCTTGGAAGCAGGCGAGCTGCAGCACCTCGCATGGGTTCGCATCGGCGAAAAAGGGCAGCGCGGCTTAGGGTTTACGGGAGGGCATTTCCATCACAACTGGAACGATCCGGATTTCCGCAAGCTGGTCCTGAATGGAATCGCCTGGACCGCGGGCGCAAGCCTGCCGGAGGCGGGAGTGGTATCCGATTTTCCGAACATCGTAACCTACAAGACAGTGGAAGAGGCGATCGCGCGGGATTCCTTTGCGGACGTGAAGGTGCATCTTGCCTTGGATCCCCAATTATTGAATACGCCCGGAAGGGGAAACATGACCTTGTTGCAGCAAGCGGTGATGCGTAAGAAAAACGCAATCGCCCTCTATCTGCTGGAGCAAGGGGCGGACCCTAACGCACGCACGGGCAGTGGTCAGACCACTGCCCATTTGGCGGTGACGCGACGTTTGCCAGAACTTTGCCGGGCTTTGGCAGAAGCGGGGGTGGATTTGGGGGCTCGCGACAAGCAAGGTTGGACCGCCTTGCACCTGGCGGCTGCCAAGAACCAAGCCGACACGGTTGCCGCCTTGCTGGAAGCGGGCGCGGATGTGAACGCCCTTAGCGACGCAGGTGGAACGCCTTTGCATGAGGCGGCGGCTAGTGGAGGTGAGGAGGTCTTGAGCCTGTTGCTGGAGGCGGGAGTGGATGCAAGCGTGGTTTCCTCCCACGGAGTCACGGCTTTGGATCTAGCGAACGAATACCAGAATGCGGCGGCTTTGAAGCTACTGCAGTGA
- a CDS encoding alpha/beta hydrolase family protein, with protein MKTKPTFLFKLGVLFSALSLAALAIASPPLGLWKGEIKIPGSSLAILVTLDRSEDGIWSGKIDIPAQGLRGFALANVEVGEFAVGFAMEGVPGEPSFRGVYEVEQNRISGDFTQGGQTLKFELKFADEAVAAEPVPKKGIPGEGVAGEWFGELAVGPSSLRLALHVEESDEGSLSGTMDSLDQGVNGLEMDDLLLEAGRFSYQISRIGGSFKGDLSEDGSELRGDWTQGGRSFPLTFLRLAEPVAQNRPQEPRGPFPYEEREVTFRNEAEGLEFAGTFLVPPGEGPFPTVLFLSGSGPQDRDESLMGHKPFAVIADALGRRGIASLRYDDRGVGGSQGKLMESEVGQFAGDALAGVRFLEQQEEVDLDALGLIGHSEGGLVGPMAATQDEQVDFLVLLAPPGVALDKLLLRQASDGLRLKGVDETLIQRIELDSAGDLELIKDRSLSRGELVARLRERSARIRAQYDEGVLEALGFTDAVFESSLKSVSTKWFRSLMNADPSDYLDRISQPTLALFGERDVQVAADVNAEALRASLRRAGNGRSLVKVQPRLNHLFQNCDTGSIEEYGRIEETFDPATLQLIGDWILRQRG; from the coding sequence ATGAAAACGAAACCTACTTTCCTCTTTAAACTGGGTGTTCTCTTCTCGGCATTGAGCCTCGCGGCGCTTGCCATAGCGTCTCCGCCGCTTGGCCTGTGGAAGGGAGAGATCAAGATCCCGGGCAGTTCCCTTGCGATCCTTGTGACCCTCGATAGGAGCGAGGATGGAATTTGGTCGGGCAAGATCGATATTCCAGCCCAAGGTTTGCGTGGGTTTGCTCTTGCCAATGTAGAGGTCGGTGAGTTCGCGGTGGGTTTCGCCATGGAGGGAGTTCCGGGGGAGCCGAGCTTCAGGGGCGTTTACGAGGTGGAGCAAAACCGGATCAGCGGCGACTTCACGCAAGGCGGCCAGACGTTGAAGTTCGAGTTGAAGTTCGCCGATGAAGCGGTAGCGGCTGAGCCTGTGCCCAAAAAAGGGATACCTGGGGAGGGTGTTGCGGGAGAGTGGTTCGGAGAGCTTGCGGTAGGGCCCTCGTCTTTGCGGCTCGCTTTGCATGTTGAGGAAAGCGATGAGGGATCTCTTTCCGGCACGATGGACAGTTTAGACCAAGGAGTGAACGGGCTGGAGATGGACGATCTTTTGCTCGAAGCGGGTAGGTTCTCTTATCAAATTTCCCGCATTGGCGGATCTTTCAAGGGGGACTTGAGCGAAGACGGCAGCGAGTTGCGGGGCGATTGGACGCAGGGCGGCCGCAGTTTTCCTTTGACCTTTCTTCGCCTCGCCGAGCCGGTTGCCCAGAATCGTCCGCAGGAACCGCGGGGACCGTTCCCTTACGAGGAGCGTGAGGTGACGTTTCGAAATGAGGCGGAAGGCCTCGAATTTGCGGGAACGTTCTTGGTGCCGCCAGGAGAGGGGCCCTTTCCAACGGTTCTTTTCTTGAGCGGGTCGGGGCCGCAGGATCGAGACGAGAGCCTGATGGGGCACAAGCCGTTTGCGGTCATCGCGGATGCTCTGGGCCGCAGGGGAATTGCGTCTCTGAGGTACGACGATCGGGGCGTCGGGGGTTCCCAAGGGAAGCTGATGGAAAGCGAAGTGGGGCAATTTGCGGGAGATGCGTTGGCAGGCGTCCGTTTCCTTGAGCAGCAGGAGGAGGTCGACCTCGATGCCCTAGGCTTGATCGGCCACAGCGAAGGCGGATTGGTGGGGCCGATGGCGGCGACTCAGGACGAGCAAGTGGACTTTCTCGTCCTGCTCGCGCCCCCTGGAGTCGCCTTGGACAAGCTATTGCTGCGGCAGGCGAGCGATGGGTTAAGGCTCAAGGGAGTCGACGAAACGTTGATCCAGCGAATCGAGTTGGATTCGGCGGGCGACTTGGAACTGATCAAGGATAGAAGCCTCTCGCGTGGCGAGCTGGTGGCACGCTTACGGGAGCGGAGCGCCCGCATTCGCGCTCAATATGATGAAGGCGTTTTGGAAGCTTTGGGGTTTACTGATGCAGTCTTCGAAAGTTCCCTGAAATCCGTATCCACTAAATGGTTTCGTTCCCTCATGAATGCCGATCCAAGCGACTACCTGGATCGAATAAGCCAACCGACGCTGGCTCTCTTTGGAGAGCGGGACGTGCAGGTGGCGGCGGATGTGAATGCGGAAGCATTGAGGGCGAGTTTGCGGAGAGCTGGGAACGGGCGTTCGCTGGTGAAGGTACAGCCGCGGCTGAATCATCTTTTCCAGAACTGCGACACGGGAAGCATCGAGGAGTACGGTCGTATCGAGGAGACCTTCGATCCCGCTACTTTGCAATTGATCGGCGACTGGATTTTGCGGCAGAGAGGCTAG